A section of the Prosthecobacter vanneervenii genome encodes:
- the bioA gene encoding adenosylmethionine--8-amino-7-oxononanoate transaminase, whose translation MPPFTDLAALDKQHLWHPFTPMRQWCAPEHTPLMLVEGQGCTLRDQFGKEYLDGNASIWTNIHGHAHPAINAAITQQLGKVAHTSFLGFTHEPAIRLAKELIDLLPGGKITRAFFTDNGSTAIESAVRMALQYWKQNGRPHRDTLIAFDRAYHGDTLGAASLGGIPLFKGSGNDFGYRVITLPGLDALASLPPDDLSRTAAVIIEPLIQGAAGMRLWPQGMLKSLDHWCHEHDIFLILDEVMTGFGRTGTMFACQQEGVTPDFLCLAKGLTGGYLPLAATLTTERVFDGFLGHPSEGRTFFYGHSYAGSQLGCAAALASLQLFRDESILENLPPKIARLRELMADLPGYRQCGMIAAITLDSPDLTLGSRVCLAARAHGLLTRPIGNTIVLMPPLCVTLPEIDRMVTALRSALIDLGALSQP comes from the coding sequence ATGCCCCCTTTCACAGATCTCGCCGCCCTCGACAAACAGCACCTCTGGCACCCCTTCACCCCCATGCGCCAGTGGTGCGCCCCGGAGCATACCCCCCTCATGCTCGTCGAGGGCCAAGGCTGCACCCTCCGCGACCAGTTCGGCAAAGAATACCTCGACGGCAACGCCTCCATCTGGACCAACATCCACGGCCACGCCCACCCCGCCATCAATGCCGCCATCACCCAGCAGCTCGGCAAAGTGGCGCACACCTCCTTCCTCGGCTTCACCCACGAGCCCGCCATCCGCCTCGCCAAAGAGCTCATCGACCTCCTCCCCGGCGGCAAAATCACCCGCGCCTTCTTCACCGACAACGGCTCCACCGCCATCGAATCCGCCGTCCGCATGGCCCTCCAGTACTGGAAGCAAAACGGCCGCCCTCACCGCGATACCCTCATCGCTTTTGACCGCGCCTACCATGGCGACACCCTCGGCGCCGCCAGCCTCGGCGGCATCCCCCTCTTCAAAGGCAGCGGCAACGACTTCGGCTACCGCGTCATCACCCTCCCCGGCCTCGACGCCCTCGCCTCCCTGCCCCCAGACGACCTCTCCCGCACCGCCGCCGTCATCATCGAGCCCCTCATCCAGGGCGCAGCCGGCATGCGCCTCTGGCCCCAGGGCATGCTCAAAAGCCTCGACCACTGGTGCCATGAGCACGACATCTTCCTCATCCTCGACGAAGTCATGACCGGCTTCGGCCGCACCGGCACTATGTTCGCCTGCCAGCAGGAAGGCGTCACCCCCGACTTCCTCTGCCTCGCCAAAGGCCTCACCGGCGGCTACCTCCCCCTCGCCGCCACCCTCACCACCGAGCGCGTCTTCGACGGCTTCCTGGGCCATCCCTCCGAAGGCCGCACCTTCTTCTACGGCCACAGCTACGCCGGCAGCCAGCTCGGCTGCGCCGCCGCCCTTGCCAGCCTCCAGCTCTTCCGCGACGAGTCCATCCTCGAAAACCTGCCCCCCAAGATCGCTCGCCTCCGCGAGCTCATGGCAGACCTCCCCGGCTACCGCCAATGCGGCATGATCGCCGCCATCACCCTCGATTCCCCGGACCTCACCCTCGGCTCCCGCGTGTGCCTCGCCGCCCGTGCCCACGGCCTCCTCACCCGTCCCATCGGCAACACCATCGTCCTCATGCCCCCCCTCTGCGTCACCCTCCCGGAGATCGACCGCATGGTCACCGCCCTCCGCTCCGCCCTCATCGACCTCGGCGCTCTCTCCCAGCCCTAA